ACGATCGCGTGTCATCGTGTAACACatcgccaccatcatcacatCGCACGCACGGCGGATCGAGAAGTAAATAGGGAAACACAGaatcgtgcagcagcagcagtcgagcCAGATTCAGCGCAATTTTGAACAGCAACGTTACACAAatgttggggggggggggggggtgatggGGTCGGGTTAGGATTTTCCCGGGCCCTGCCTATCTGTCTACGTCTGCGTCTCACACCTACCTGCATTCCGGTGCGTTTGTTCCGGCGAGTGATGGCGGTGGTGAGGATGGTGGTTCCCGTTCGATGTCATTCCATTCACGGCTGCCCCCGGACCAGCCAGCCCTTCCGTGCCCACGGTGCCACCGTTTCGGCCGTCGTTCCAGCAGCTGTTGCACACGCGCACCGGATAGTTCCAGCCGCGGCTCGGTACGGCCATCTCGTGCTTGGAGCAATGGTTGCAGAACCCTTCGCCACAGCTGCGACAGTGATGCTTCTTCAGACCCAAGCGCTCGAAGTTGCTGATGCATCCTTTGCAGTGCtatttttttggggggaaaggaaaggaaaatctCAATTAAACAACGATCTATTTCACACGAACTTTACCCCAAGCACGCTTACAATAATTTCACTGTCCGGGCGCCAGTACGCGGGCCGTATTTTGTCCGTTACCCACGATTTGACCAGCTTCGTCGGCTGTGAGCCAACGCTGGCCATGGCATCGGTGATGTAAGCTACCCCGTCCAGCACGAGCTGAGCCGAATGGGTCGGGCCCTGCAGCTGCAGCCCGCCATCGTTCCAGACGTGCACAATTTCCGTCCTGAAATGAGTGGGGGGAAAAGCCaaaatcgttaaaaaaaacgcttccCAATCGCAACGCTTCATGTGTTGCTGTAAGGGCGCCCTCTCGCgggaaaaaagcaaagcaactCGTACGACGAACGATGAAACAGCTTACCGTACTGCGTTCTGCTCCGGCGGCTTGTTCCCGTACCAGTGTTGCCGCGAGCGGTAGATCTCCCCGCAGTGCGGACACTCGATGACGGAGCCGCTCCACGCGTACAGCGCTAGCCCCATCCAGGACGAGTCGTTCGACTTTTGCGTCTTAATACTGACCACCACCTGGCGCCCGTTCACGTAGCACCGGTTGCACAGGTACACCTTGTTCTCGTGCTGATGCTGGTacttgcagctgctgctgccgcaccgGTGGTCCTCCTTCAGCTCCAGGTGGCCCATCGACAGCTGGCAGCGGGCGTCGCACGACTTGCAGTACGTCGTGCAGGTAAAGTACTGCTCCGGGAAGGCATGGAACGGCAGCGGGCTCAGCTCGCCGTTGAACTTGTTGTTCAGCGCGAGCAGCGCCTCGAACACGACCCGCGGCAACCGGGGCGAACGGACGGCCGTGTTGCGCACCTCCTTCTCCCACACCATGCGCAGCGGTTCGTAGTTGGTCGGCGGTTTCGAGGTGCGCACGCCCACGTACCGCAGCGAGCTGAACGCGCTCAGCTCGAGCCGCAGCTTGGCGAACCGTTCGCGCAGTATgtcctcctccttcttccCATCCTCGTCCTCCTTCAGCACCTCCGTGTTGTGCGTTTCGTGGAAGATGATGACGGCGGGCCCGAGCGCCTGGGGCGGACCGGGCAGATCGAGCGCCTGCAGCGCACCGGAAAAGTACTTTGTGAACGCTTTCGATGCCGTGCCGAGAAACTTGTACATGTCCGTGCGCAACCGTTCGGCGCGCGTGCGATAGATGATGATGTCGGAGATGGCCAGCACTTTGAGCAGCATGCGCATCTGGCGGTTTTCGTTCACCGTTTCACCCAGCAGCCCCTCGGTGTCGAGCGCGAGGACGTTCTTTTGCCGCTGGTACGCCGCCCAGATGCCCATCGTGCAGGACGCCTGCTCGGAGGAGGTTTTAAACACGTCCCGACCGCCGAACAGGGCGTGATTCATCGTGTGCGATTTGCCGTCGCCCGTGTTGCCGAATATGGACACGACCTTCAGCTTAGCGTCGGGCGATACGGACAGCCGCTTGCAGAACTGTTCGGCGGAGCGCACGCATATCCGCTCCTGCTCGTCCATTAGCAGGAAGCTGCGCTCCTTCTTGGTGCCGGTAGTATCGGTGGGTCCGCCCGCCCCGTGCATGGCCGGCGATCGCCGATCGTCGATGTCGTCCGTGTCGGTCATGTCGAGGGTAAGCGATGTGAACGGACCGGACACCACATCC
This is a stretch of genomic DNA from Anopheles merus strain MAF chromosome 2R, AmerM5.1, whole genome shotgun sequence. It encodes these proteins:
- the LOC121603092 gene encoding zinc finger FYVE domain-containing protein 1-like isoform X3; translated protein: MMQAEDSESLSWISDKPPTTDGTLAVQPPDVVSGPFTSLTLDMTDTDDIDDRRSPAMHGAGGPTDTTGTKKERSFLLMDEQERICVRSAEQFCKRLSVSPDAKLKVVSIFGNTGDGKSHTMNHALFGGRDVFKTSSEQASCTMGIWAAYQRQKNVLALDTEGLLGETVNENRQMRMLLKVLAISDIIIYRTRAERLRTDMYKFLGTASKAFTKYFSGALQALDLPGPPQALGPAVIIFHETHNTEVLKEDEDGKKEEDILRERFAKLRLELSAFSSLRYVGVRTSKPPTNYEPLRMVWEKEVRNTAVRSPRLPRVVFEALLALNNKFNGELSPLPFHAFPEQYFTCTTYCKSCDARCQLSMGHLELKEDHRCGSSSCKYQHQHENKVYLCNRCYVNGRQVVVSIKTQKSNDSSWMGLALYAWSGSVIECPHCGEIYRSRQHWYGNKPPEQNAVRTEIVHVWNDGGLQLQGPTHSAQLVLDGVAYITDAMASVGSQPTKLVKSWVTDKIRPAYWRPDSEIIHCKGCISNFERLGLKKHHCRSCGEGFCNHCSKHEMAVPSRGWNYPVRVCNSCWNDGRNGGTVGTEGLAGPGAAVNGMTSNGNHHPHHRHHSPEQTHRNAGNNGIDEANNVLVRRYGEAVINTISNIGAVLEYPKDFIKESARPSYWVPDAEAPNCYICELLFGSPEELNALAALANQPAAPASVVAPHASGTSTPATAASPAKRAESSGAADPVARSGGGTQRSSGGGASVPPKAGVAGVPPAQRLSAGSASYRSAIDRRRHHCRACGNAVCAGCSQNRRPVPKRGWLSDVRVCNSCYTAED
- the LOC121603092 gene encoding zinc finger FYVE domain-containing protein 1-like isoform X1; the encoded protein is MMQAEDSESLSWISDKPPTTDGTLAVQPPDVVSGPFTSLTLDMTDTDDIDDRRSPAMHGAGGPTDTTGTKKERSFLLMDEQERICVRSAEQFCKRLSVSPDAKLKVVSIFGNTGDGKSHTMNHALFGGRDVFKTSSEQASCTMGIWAAYQRQKNVLALDTEGLLGETVNENRQMRMLLKVLAISDIIIYRTRAERLRTDMYKFLGTASKAFTKYFSGALQALDLPGPPQALGPAVIIFHETHNTEVLKEDEDGKKEEDILRERFAKLRLELSAFSSLRYVGVRTSKPPTNYEPLRMVWEKEVRNTAVRSPRLPRVVFEALLALNNKFNGELSPLPFHAFPEQYFTCTTYCKSCDARCQLSMGHLELKEDHRCGSSSCKYQHQHENKVYLCNRCYVNGRQVVVSIKTQKSNDSSWMGLALYAWSGSVIECPHCGEIYRSRQHWYGNKPPEQNAVRTEIVHVWNDGGLQLQGPTHSAQLVLDGVAYITDAMASVGSQPTKLVKSWVTDKIRPAYWRPDSEIIHCKGCISNFERLGLKKHHCRSCGEGFCNHCSKHEMAVPSRGWNYPVRVCNSCWNDGRNGGTVGTEGLAGPGAAVNGMTSNGNHHPHHRHHSPEQTHRNAEREELAEQALTDEADLLVPSSSAGNNGIDEANNVLVRRYGEAVINTISNIGAVLEYPKDFIKESARPSYWVPDAEAPNCYICELLFGSPEELNALAALANQPAAPASVVAPHASGTSTPATAASPAKRAESSGAADPVARSGGGTQRSSGGGASVPPKAGVAGVPPAQRLSAGSASYRSAIDRRRHHCRACGNAVCAGCSQNRRPVPKRGWLSDVRVCNSCYTAED
- the LOC121603092 gene encoding zinc finger FYVE domain-containing protein 1-like isoform X2, yielding MPPTTDGTLAVQPPDVVSGPFTSLTLDMTDTDDIDDRRSPAMHGAGGPTDTTGTKKERSFLLMDEQERICVRSAEQFCKRLSVSPDAKLKVVSIFGNTGDGKSHTMNHALFGGRDVFKTSSEQASCTMGIWAAYQRQKNVLALDTEGLLGETVNENRQMRMLLKVLAISDIIIYRTRAERLRTDMYKFLGTASKAFTKYFSGALQALDLPGPPQALGPAVIIFHETHNTEVLKEDEDGKKEEDILRERFAKLRLELSAFSSLRYVGVRTSKPPTNYEPLRMVWEKEVRNTAVRSPRLPRVVFEALLALNNKFNGELSPLPFHAFPEQYFTCTTYCKSCDARCQLSMGHLELKEDHRCGSSSCKYQHQHENKVYLCNRCYVNGRQVVVSIKTQKSNDSSWMGLALYAWSGSVIECPHCGEIYRSRQHWYGNKPPEQNAVRTEIVHVWNDGGLQLQGPTHSAQLVLDGVAYITDAMASVGSQPTKLVKSWVTDKIRPAYWRPDSEIIHCKGCISNFERLGLKKHHCRSCGEGFCNHCSKHEMAVPSRGWNYPVRVCNSCWNDGRNGGTVGTEGLAGPGAAVNGMTSNGNHHPHHRHHSPEQTHRNAEREELAEQALTDEADLLVPSSSAGNNGIDEANNVLVRRYGEAVINTISNIGAVLEYPKDFIKESARPSYWVPDAEAPNCYICELLFGSPEELNALAALANQPAAPASVVAPHASGTSTPATAASPAKRAESSGAADPVARSGGGTQRSSGGGASVPPKAGVAGVPPAQRLSAGSASYRSAIDRRRHHCRACGNAVCAGCSQNRRPVPKRGWLSDVRVCNSCYTAED